From Dehalococcoidia bacterium:
ACGGACAAGGCGCTCAAGGCCGTTCTCGGGAGGATCATGAAATGAGGACGGAGGTTCACGCGGAGGCGCGGAGACGCGGAGAAAAAGAAGACGGGCATTCCTGTCCGCCAAATGGCGGGTTGGAAAACCCGCCCTCCGTTGGGGATGCCGTGCAAACCGAGTTAGGACGATTACCTGCTGGATGGCGGGTCCAGCGGTTCGACTCGTTATTTGTCGTCCAGCAGGGAAAGCAGGTCTCGAAAGACAATCGCGTCGGAGAAAACCAGCGCCCATTCCTCCGCACGAAGAATGTCTTCTGGGGTCGCCTCGATTTGTCGGACCTCGACGAGATGCATTTCACTGAAGCGGAAGAGAAGCGATTGGCCTTGTTGCCTGGCGATCTACTCATCTGCGAGGGCGGCGACATCGGACGCACCGCCATCTGGTGTGGAGAGCTTGCCCGCTGTTACTACCAGAACCACCTTCACCGCGCCCGCCTGCGAGATGACGCTGCGGATTCCCTTTTCGCGCTCTATTGGCTCTGGTATGCCTTCGAGGTTGGCAGCGTTTATTTTGGGCGTGGCAACGTTACGACGATTCCAAACCTATCGCAGTCGAAACTCTGTGAGCTTCCGCTTCCGGTCCCACCCCTCGCCGAGCAGCGGAAGATAGCGGCGGTGTTGGGGCTGGTGCAGCGGGCGCTGGAGCAGCAAGAGCGGCTGATCGCGCTGACCACGGAATTGAAAAAGTCGCTCCTGCACCAGCTCTTTACGCATGGCCTCCGCGGCGAACGCCAAAAACAAACCGAAATCGGCCCCGTGCCGGAGAGTTGGGAGGTGGTGGAACTGGGTTCCATGGTGAATTTTCAAACTGGAAAGTTGAATTCAAATGCCGCCACGCCGGATGGTGAATACCCTTTTTTCACTTGTTCTCAAGAGACCTTCCGGATTAACCATTACGCCTTTGATACAGAAGCCATCCTTCTTTCGGGGAACAACGCCCAAGGAATATACTCCGTGAAGCACTTTAAAGGCAAGTTCAACGCTTATCAACGGACC
This genomic window contains:
- a CDS encoding restriction endonuclease subunit S, translated to GQGAQGRSREDHEMRTEVHAEARRRGEKEDGHSCPPNGGLENPPSVGDAVQTELGRLPAGWRVQRFDSLFVVQQGKQVSKDNRVGENQRPFLRTKNVFWGRLDLSDLDEMHFTEAEEKRLALLPGDLLICEGGDIGRTAIWCGELARCYYQNHLHRARLRDDAADSLFALYWLWYAFEVGSVYFGRGNVTTIPNLSQSKLCELPLPVPPLAEQRKIAAVLGLVQRALEQQERLIALTTELKKSLLHQLFTHGLRGERQKQTEIGPVPESWEVVELGSMVNFQTGKLNSNAATPDGEYPFFTCSQETFRINHYAFDTEAILLSGNNAQGIYSVKHFKGKFNAYQRTYVITLKDDNSLPYSFLHQALARNLERLRTLSIGTSTKYLTLGVLQNLPVAKPEYEEAVRIGYKLQIVEKRSEHAERQKALLEDLFRTLLYQLMTAQLRVHHLDLHELEIKQ